A genome region from Sphingobacteriaceae bacterium GW460-11-11-14-LB5 includes the following:
- a CDS encoding D-alanyl-D-alanine carboxypeptidase/D-alanyl-D-alanine-endopeptidase, with product MKFIKLLILFVFSAIATIAQNRIQNLEKAFNSLLNDEQAKHAIVSLCVLDANSGKTLFAKNEQIGLATASTLKTITAATAFSILGKDFQFQTTLAYTGTITTDGILKGNLIIIGNGDPTLGSWRYQNKENAVLTQWVAAIKSAGIKKIEGAVIGDDRIFGTQTTPEGWVWQDIGNYYGAGTSGLAWRENQFDIHLKPGSNTSDEVKIVKTVPATPYVQLVNELKTGSSGSGDRAYAFLPPYSNTAYIRGSWGMGIAKSGISVALPDPAFDCAYRLQDTLQRLGISTNQPATTARLMLLNNQVIPSVTQKINTISSPNLSEITYWFLKKSINLYGETLLKTIAIKSGKAATTSKGAETEINFWADKGIDKTALNIIDGSGLSPGDRITTSAMASVLFQIQKENWFPDFYKALPEYNGMKIKSGTINDVSAFAGYHTDAAGNKYVVVININNYSGSGINKKLFNVLDALK from the coding sequence ATGAAATTTATCAAATTATTAATCCTATTCGTTTTCTCAGCAATTGCTACAATTGCTCAAAATAGAATTCAGAACCTCGAAAAAGCTTTCAATAGTTTATTAAATGATGAACAGGCCAAACATGCCATTGTCTCACTTTGTGTTTTAGATGCCAATAGCGGAAAAACATTATTTGCTAAAAATGAGCAAATTGGACTGGCTACCGCTTCTACCCTAAAAACCATTACTGCGGCCACTGCTTTCAGTATTTTAGGAAAGGATTTTCAATTTCAAACCACGCTGGCCTATACCGGAACAATTACTACAGATGGCATATTAAAAGGAAATCTGATCATTATTGGCAATGGCGACCCAACATTGGGATCATGGCGTTATCAAAACAAAGAAAATGCGGTTTTAACGCAATGGGTTGCTGCCATAAAATCGGCAGGGATTAAAAAAATTGAAGGTGCAGTAATTGGTGACGATCGCATTTTCGGTACCCAAACTACACCCGAAGGTTGGGTTTGGCAAGATATTGGCAATTATTATGGTGCCGGAACTTCTGGTTTAGCCTGGCGCGAAAATCAATTCGACATCCATTTAAAACCTGGAAGTAACACATCGGATGAAGTAAAAATTGTAAAAACAGTTCCCGCTACTCCTTATGTGCAGCTGGTAAATGAATTAAAAACGGGTAGCTCGGGATCTGGTGACCGCGCTTATGCTTTCTTGCCTCCTTATAGTAATACGGCTTATATCCGCGGCAGCTGGGGCATGGGCATTGCAAAATCGGGAATATCAGTTGCCCTACCCGACCCTGCTTTTGATTGCGCATACCGTTTGCAGGATACCCTGCAAAGATTGGGCATTTCAACAAACCAGCCAGCCACTACAGCCCGGTTAATGCTGTTAAACAATCAGGTAATTCCTTCAGTTACACAAAAGATAAACACCATAAGCTCTCCAAATTTAAGCGAAATCACTTATTGGTTTTTAAAGAAAAGCATTAACCTGTATGGCGAAACACTTTTAAAAACCATTGCAATAAAATCGGGCAAGGCAGCTACAACAAGTAAAGGTGCTGAAACCGAGATCAATTTCTGGGCGGATAAGGGCATCGATAAAACGGCCCTCAACATCATTGATGGCAGCGGACTCTCTCCAGGCGATAGAATAACAACTTCGGCAATGGCCAGTGTACTTTTCCAAATCCAAAAGGAAAACTGGTTTCCTGATTTCTATAAAGCTTTGCCAGAATACAATGGCATGAAAATTAAAAGCGGAACCATAAATGATGTTTCGGCATTTGCCGGTTACCATACCGATGCTGCAGGGAATAAATACGTTGTAGTGATCAACATCAATAATTATAGCGGAAGTGGAATTAATAAGAAGTTATTCAACGTATTAGACGCGCTAAAGTAG
- a CDS encoding GNAT family N-acetyltransferase: MQLVLRPYQASDLESLVKYANNFNISKNLTNKFPFPYEKKDGEAFIQLALSHKPLQIKAIVVNNEVIGSIGVHQLTDIYSKSAEIGYWIAEDFWGKGIVPLAVKEMLRYGFETFDIERIFARTSHVNLASQQVLKKAGFIFEAELKGTIFKNGEYFDELIFGFRKHQLSSEQH, from the coding sequence ATGCAATTAGTTTTACGCCCTTACCAAGCCAGTGATCTTGAAAGTTTGGTTAAATACGCCAATAATTTTAATATTTCGAAAAACTTAACCAATAAATTCCCTTTCCCTTATGAAAAAAAAGATGGCGAAGCTTTTATTCAACTGGCCTTAAGTCACAAACCATTGCAAATCAAAGCCATTGTAGTCAATAATGAAGTAATTGGGTCGATAGGCGTACATCAACTGACTGATATCTATAGTAAAAGTGCAGAAATCGGCTACTGGATTGCTGAAGATTTTTGGGGCAAGGGCATCGTTCCACTTGCTGTTAAAGAAATGTTGAGGTATGGTTTCGAAACATTTGATATTGAAAGGATTTTTGCACGTACTTCTCATGTAAACTTAGCATCGCAACAGGTTTTAAAAAAAGCAGGTTTTATTTTCGAGGCGGAGTTGAAAGGAACCATTTTTAAAAACGGGGAATATTTTGATGAATTAATTTTTGGATTCAGGAAACATCAGCTCAGCTCAGAACAACATTAA
- a CDS encoding phosphopyruvate hydratase codes for MSIIVNVHARQILDSRGNPTVEVEVVTEAGAFGRAAVPSGASTGQYEAVELRDGDKSTYLGKGVLKAVENVNTKIADALRGIDVFEQNTIDKIMLDLDGTENKGNLGANAILGVSLAVAKAAADEIGQPLYRYIGGVNANTLPIPMMNIINGGSHSDAPIAFQEFMIMPVGAPSFSEALRWGTEVFHSLKKILHDRGLSTAVGDEGGFAPTFDGTEDAIETVLKAIETAGYKPGSQICLALDCASSEFYKDGKYDYTKFEGATGVIRSSEEQAQYLADLSAKYPIISIEDGMDENDWTGWKSLTDKIGDHVQLVGDDLFVTNVTRLQRGIDEDTANSILVKVNQIGSLTETINAVTLAQNSGYTSVMSHRSGETEDVTIADLAVALNCGQIKTGSASRSDRIAKYNQLLRIEEELGENARFIGSKFKYAKK; via the coding sequence ATGAGCATAATCGTTAATGTCCATGCCAGACAAATTCTCGATTCGAGAGGCAATCCAACAGTAGAAGTAGAAGTTGTAACAGAAGCAGGCGCTTTTGGCCGTGCTGCTGTACCAAGCGGTGCATCTACTGGACAATATGAGGCTGTTGAATTACGTGATGGTGATAAATCTACATATTTAGGTAAAGGTGTTTTAAAAGCTGTAGAAAATGTAAATACTAAAATTGCGGATGCATTAAGAGGTATTGATGTTTTTGAGCAAAATACAATTGATAAAATCATGTTGGACCTAGATGGTACCGAAAACAAAGGTAACTTAGGTGCTAACGCAATTTTAGGCGTTTCTTTAGCGGTTGCTAAAGCTGCTGCTGATGAAATCGGCCAGCCATTATACCGTTACATTGGTGGTGTTAATGCAAACACTTTACCAATCCCGATGATGAATATCATTAACGGTGGTTCTCACTCTGATGCCCCTATCGCATTTCAGGAATTTATGATTATGCCAGTTGGTGCTCCTTCTTTCTCTGAGGCTTTACGTTGGGGAACTGAAGTTTTCCATAGCTTGAAAAAAATTCTTCACGATAGAGGTTTATCTACTGCAGTAGGTGATGAAGGTGGTTTTGCACCAACTTTCGATGGTACTGAAGATGCTATTGAAACAGTATTAAAAGCAATTGAAACCGCTGGTTACAAACCAGGCTCTCAAATCTGTTTAGCTTTAGACTGTGCTTCATCTGAGTTTTACAAAGATGGTAAATATGATTATACCAAATTTGAAGGCGCAACTGGCGTAATTCGTTCAAGCGAAGAGCAGGCACAATATTTAGCAGATCTTTCTGCAAAATATCCAATTATCTCTATTGAAGATGGTATGGATGAAAACGACTGGACTGGCTGGAAAAGCTTAACAGATAAAATTGGTGACCATGTTCAATTGGTTGGTGATGATTTATTTGTAACTAACGTTACGCGTTTACAACGTGGTATCGACGAAGATACCGCTAACTCAATCTTAGTAAAAGTTAACCAGATTGGTTCTTTAACTGAAACCATCAATGCAGTAACTTTAGCGCAAAACAGTGGTTATACTTCGGTAATGAGTCACCGTTCTGGCGAAACAGAAGATGTTACGATTGCTGATTTAGCTGTTGCATTAAACTGCGGACAGATTAAAACCGGTTCTGCATCACGTTCAGACAGGATTGCAAAATACAATCAATTATTACGTATTGAAGAAGAATTGGGTGAAAACGCTCGTTTCATCGGTTCAAAATTCAAATACGCTAAAAAATAA
- a CDS encoding septum formation initiator: MKRLIDLFRNKYFLATVAFAMWMLFFDKNDMMSQYEYRSQANKLQEEKEYFEKETAQVKKDLNELNTNLNTAEKFAREKYFMKKDNEDVFVIIQEEKKD; encoded by the coding sequence ATGAAACGTTTAATAGATCTTTTCCGCAACAAATATTTCCTTGCTACTGTCGCTTTTGCGATGTGGATGCTATTTTTCGATAAAAACGATATGATGTCGCAGTACGAATACCGCAGCCAGGCGAATAAACTGCAGGAAGAGAAGGAATATTTCGAGAAAGAGACTGCCCAGGTTAAAAAAGATTTAAACGAGCTGAATACCAACCTCAATACCGCTGAAAAATTTGCCCGCGAAAAATACTTCATGAAAAAAGACAATGAAGATGTTTTCGTGATTATCCAGGAAGAGAAGAAGGATTAG